In Vicinamibacteria bacterium, the DNA window CAACGCGAGTGCGGTCCGCGCCGAGCGCCGTCCTCAGAGCCAGTTCCCGCTGGCGAGCTTCGGCGCGCACGAGAAACAGATTCGCCACGTTGGCACAGGCGATGAGCAGCACGATACCCACGGTTCCCATGAGAACCCACAAAGTGGTTCCGACGTCTCCGACCACGTCCTGCTTGAGCGGCCGAACCTTGGGTCCGAATCGCGCCTCCTGCAACATTCCCATCGTCAGACCGCTGGGAAACGGGAATTTCTCGGTCGCAATGGGGATCATACGAAGCACGTCGGCGTTTGCCTGCTCCACCGTCGTCCCTTCGTGGAGGCGGGCGATGCCCTGGTAACTGAAATTCCCGATGAAGAGCTGCGATCGGTCGAAACGGAACGGAAGGAAGAGCTCCGGGTCCCAGCGCAGAAATCGAAAGCCCGCGGGCAGAACACCGATGATCTCGCGCGGTCGTCCTTCGACGCTCAAAGTGCGGCCGACGACATCCGGAGCAGCACCGAATCGCCTCTGCCAGTAACCGTAGCCCAGGACGACCGTCTCGGCACCGGCGGGAGAATCGTCTTCGGCGTTGAACACCCGTCCGAGAACGGGATGGACCCGCAGAAGCGTGAGCGTTCCATCGGTCACCATCATCGCCTGCACCCGCTCCGGCTCGCCGACTCCCGTCACCGTCACCTGATCGTTGTCCCACATGCCGACGTCGTCGAACACGCGACTCTCCTCGCGGTAGGTGAAGTGCAGTGCCGGTGACTGGTTCAGCAAATCGAATCCCAGCCCGGGAGCCTCGTGCCACACACCCACGAGCCGTTCGGGCTCTTCGAAGGGCAGCGGTTTGAGCAGCACCCCGTGGACGACGCTGAAGATCGCGGACGAAGCCCCTATGCCGAGCGCCAGGGTGGTGACCGAGACCAGCGTGAAGAGCGGAGATTGAGCGAGTTTTCGGCCCAGGTGATGGACTTGACCCACAAACGAGGACATCGAGGTCACCTCGAAGAGGGGTAACGGAATTGCCCCCCTCCGAGGTTCCGTAAAGCCTCTGGCAGCCGCCTCGACGGAATTTTCTGTCGAATCCCGGTAACCTTCCGCTTCGAGCGCAGTTTGTACGCATGAAGGGCGAAAAGGGACGGGAGTTGAAGCGAGCCAGGCTCTTGAGATTCCGCGAGTCAGAGGACGAAAAGCCGGGCAACGGCCGGAGCGACGACGACATCATGCTCTCGGTGACGACGGATGTCTCCGAGCTCAGACTCCTATTCGAGCGTCACCATCGAGCCCTATTCGGCTTCTTCTTCCGCGTCAGCGGAAACCGGACCGCGAGCGAGGACCTGGTACAGGACGTGTTCTTCCGCATTCTCAAATACCGTCACACCTACCGCGCGGGGATTCCTTTCACCCGATGGATGTATCGCATCGCGATCAACGCGCGCCGCGACCAGATGCGAAAGCACCAGTGCCAAGAGGTACTCGACGGTCTAGCCCACGATCCACCGGGTCCCGGCCCTATCCCCGACGAGGAGCTCTCGAAACAGCAAGAGCTGGTTCGCCTGAGGGAGTCACTGTTGCGGTTAGCGGAACCCAAGCGGGAGGTCCTGGTGCTGAGCCGTTACCAGAACCTCAAGTACGACGAGATTGGCGCGATTCTGGGCGTGAGCCCAGGAACGGTGAAAGTGCGCGTCTATCGCGCCCTTCAGGAGCTCAGAGAACTGTTTTTCGAGAGTTCGGGGGAGGAAAGGACATGAACTGTGACGAGGTACGAGAGCGCCTGGTCGCGCTCTGGCAAGGGGACGCGACGCCCGTCGAATCGGCCGAGATCGAGGGCCACCTGGCTGCCTGTTTCGCCTGCGATGCGGAATCCCGTGACCTGAAGCTGCTGTGGTATCAGCTCGGCACTCTTCCCGAGGAGGAGCCCGGTCCCGGCCTTCGCGCCCGCTTCGACGTCATGCTCGAAGCCTATCGAGCCGGCCAAAAGCGAAGGACCTCCAGGATACTCGACCGAATCGACCGGCGGCTTTCGCCATTCTTTCCCCGGCAGCCTCGGTACCAGCTGGCGGCGGCTTTGGCTCTCCTCACCCTCGGCGGCATTCTGGGAGCTCGGCTCACCGGCGGTGGTGCGGAAACGACGGCTGGGCGCATCCCCGTCGCCGCAGAAGAGGCCGGAGAGCTTGCCGTTTTGAGCTCGGAAGTGAGAGACCTGAGAAATCTCGTGGCCCTTTCCCTTCTCCGGCAACCCTCGTCGTCG includes these proteins:
- a CDS encoding ABC transporter permease, with amino-acid sequence MSSFVGQVHHLGRKLAQSPLFTLVSVTTLALGIGASSAIFSVVHGVLLKPLPFEEPERLVGVWHEAPGLGFDLLNQSPALHFTYREESRVFDDVGMWDNDQVTVTGVGEPERVQAMMVTDGTLTLLRVHPVLGRVFNAEDDSPAGAETVVLGYGYWQRRFGAAPDVVGRTLSVEGRPREIIGVLPAGFRFLRWDPELFLPFRFDRSQLFIGNFSYQGIARLHEGTTVEQANADVLRMIPIATEKFPFPSGLTMGMLQEARFGPKVRPLKQDVVGDVGTTLWVLMGTVGIVLLIACANVANLFLVRAEARQRELALRTALGADRTRV
- a CDS encoding RNA polymerase sigma factor translates to MKGEKGRELKRARLLRFRESEDEKPGNGRSDDDIMLSVTTDVSELRLLFERHHRALFGFFFRVSGNRTASEDLVQDVFFRILKYRHTYRAGIPFTRWMYRIAINARRDQMRKHQCQEVLDGLAHDPPGPGPIPDEELSKQQELVRLRESLLRLAEPKREVLVLSRYQNLKYDEIGAILGVSPGTVKVRVYRALQELRELFFESSGEERT
- a CDS encoding zf-HC2 domain-containing protein, whose translation is MNCDEVRERLVALWQGDATPVESAEIEGHLAACFACDAESRDLKLLWYQLGTLPEEEPGPGLRARFDVMLEAYRAGQKRRTSRILDRIDRRLSPFFPRQPRYQLAAALALLTLGGILGARLTGGGAETTAGRIPVAAEEAGELAVLSSEVRDLRNLVALSLLRQPSSSERLRGVSFSHRLSEPEPDVLDALIDALDHDPNVNVRLAAIDALMRFADREPVRDSLLRSLPEQESPLVQIALIDLMVRLGDRSSLELLRTLTAKPELHPAVRERARWGVGQIG